Sequence from the Paenibacillus tundrae genome:
GAGCTTCAGGCTTCGAAACGCCGAACAGCAACGAGCAAGCCAGTGAACACTCGCAAACCGAAGCATGTCCGAGGCATCAGAGAGTGGGATGAAGCTTGAAATCAGGCGGGCATCTGTGATGAGATTGGCATAGGATAGGTCAGGAGGGATGTTAGTATGCCGGATTACAACATCATTGTTGACCTATCAGACCATATGTTATATCTACTGGATGGCAACCAAGTGGTCAAAGGATATCCTGTAGCGACAGGGAAGATGCTCACTCAAACCCCAAGTGGAGAGTTTACGATCATTAATAAACAATCGAATCCTGGAGGACCATTTGGTGTACTGTGGATGGGGTTATCTGCACCTCATTACGGCATACATGGAACCAATGAACCCTCGTCTATAGGAAAATCCGTTTCACATGGTTGCATCCGGATGTATAACTCAGATGTATTGGATCTTTCTTCCAAAGTATCTGTAGGAACCAAGGTGAAGATCCGGCCCTAGGGTCGGATTTTTTATAACGTTAATGCTATCTTCACCCTCAATGAGAAGGAGGAAAATGATTATGCAGATTAGACAAGCCCGTGAAGGGGATGCAAAAGCTATCGCTTATGTACATACCGAGAGTTGGAAGACCACATACCGGGGGATCATACCCGATGAATTTTTGGATCATTTGACTACAGAAGCAAGAGTACCTCAGTGGGAGCAGATGATTCGTTCTAGCGAAAAGGAGCAGATTCTGTTGGTAGCCGAACAAGTGGATGGGAAAATTGTCGGATTTGCCTGTGGGGGTAGAGAGCGAGAAGGCAAGTTGCCTTATGATGGGGAGATTTATGCGATCTATTTACTGCAAGCCGCACAGGGACAGAGAATTGGAACAATGCTTGCTAATCAAGTTGTCCAATATCTTCATACACTAAAACTGCGGAGCCTACTAATCTGGGCGTTGGAGAAGAATCCAGCTTGTCGTTTCTATGAACAGATGGGTGGAACCTTAGTTGGTAGCCAGACGTTATCCATTGGTGGTGAGAATCAGCTCGAAGTTGCCTATGGATGGCAAGACTTGCAGCTTTTTGGAAAGAGGTCTACAAGCCAGGAATAATTGTATCATCACGAGGTTTTACGGACGAGGTATGAACTCGCACGAATTGTCCTGTATAGGTCAGAGAGGTCTAAATTAACGTTTGCGTAATCCTTAACAAGGTTAATGATGTACTACACTGCATCATAAGTAGACATGAATTCTTGATTAGGAGGCGTATTCAGATGACTTTAATGGACACGAAGCAAACATGGACTAAACAATATATTAATGGCGAATGGATTGAAGGCTCCGGTGAGAAAACCATGGAGAATATCAATCCGTATACAGGAGAAGTTATCGCCACTTGGCGGTCATCGAATAGAGAAGACATCGATCGTGCATATGAAGCTGCCGAAAAGGGGTCAGTGGAATGGAGTCAGACATTACCTAGTCAAAAAGAAGAAATTCTGCGCAAGGTATCCATGCTGATGCTTGAGCGCAAAGATGAAATTATCCAGTTGCTCATTACTGAATCCGGGAGTACTCGGATCAAAGCTGAAGCGGAGTTCGCTGCGGCCAAGCGCATTGTAGACGAATCGGCATCTTTCCCTTATCGAATGAAGGGGGAGATACTACCTTCTAATACAGCAGGCAAAGAGAACCGAGTTGTGCGTGAGCCCAAAGGGGTAATTGGGGTGATTGGGCCGTGGAATTTTCCGCTACATCTATGCTTGCGTTCAGTTGCACCTGCCATTGCGCTAGGTAATGGTGTTGTGATTAAGCCGGCTTCTGATACACCCATTACCGCAGGCTGGCTAATCGCAGATCTGTTTGATCAAGCCGGATTGCCAAAAGGTGTGTTGCATGTCGTTGCAGGAAGCGGAAGCGAGATTGGAGACTACTTCGTTGCTCATCCAATCCCAAAAGTCATTTCATTTACAGGATCGACAGAAGTCGGGCAAGGCATTGGTAAATTAGCTGGCGAGCATCTGAAAGAAACGGCGCTGGAATTAGGCGGTAACAATGCGATGGTTGTGCTGGAGGATGCGGATATTGAACGAGCGGCAGATGCCGCAGTATTTGGGAAGTTTCTGCATCAAGGGCAGATTTGTATGGCGCTGAACCGTATTATCATTCATACCGATATCTATGATTCCTTTGTAGATGCATTTGTTGCGAAAGCAAAACAAATCCAAGCGGGGGATCCAGCAGATTCCAATACACTGGTGGGGCCGCTTATTCGTGAAAAAGAAGTAGAACGACTGCTTGAACTTGTGAAGAACGCAGAAGATGCGGGAGCCCGGTTGTTGCTTGGTGGATCAAGCAAAGGCAGTGTGTTACAGCCTACCGTGCTGGCTGACGTGAAGCCTGAGCAGGAGATTGTGCAACAGGAGTTGTTTGGTCCGGTTGCTGTCTTAATGCGTGCAGAAGATGAGGCTGAAGCTGTCCGGTTAGCCAATGATACGCCTTACGGCTTGAGTGGTTCGGTATTTACGACGAATCTGGAGCGAGGTTATCAAGTGGCTAAACGCATCGAATCAGGCATGGTTCATGTTAATGACCAGTCCGTAAACGACGAGGCTCATGTTATGTTTGGTGGGGAGAAGTCTTCAGGCATTGGCCGATTCGGCGGCGACTGGGCGATTGAGAAGTTCACGCGCACCCGCTGGATAAGTTTACAGCATCAATATCGGACGTACCCTGGTGTGAGTGATGTCGACTAAAGGTCTACAGAACAGAAATCGATTGCAGGATGAGACCTTGTTCGTGTGAAATCGACAATAACAAGCAAAAGCCCGTTTTTACCTTTAAGGACGGGCTTTTGCACGTTTTTACATACCCTAAAAAGCATGTGAAAAAAAACGGTGAAAATGGGTTTGGGGAAGTCTGGATATGGTTATTTATGGATACACGGAAGAACAGATCCGTAAAATCCAAGGTAAAGGGGCTTGAATTTCATGTCCATTGACCGTTTTATTCTGAGGAAACTGAATTCATGTCAAGAAGAACATACACGGGCTAACTTAGTTCGATTGTTTGTCATTCGAATTCATAAAGCGGAGGTTGCAGAAGGTAGTGAGATCGGCTATAGCGTGAGCCGAGTAAATTAACCAATAGATCAGATTGTGCTTCAACATAAAAAAAGGAAGCTTGTCCTTAGTGGCAGCTTCCTTTTTCTTATAGTTCGTATAGAACGAGTGACGCAGCATCTCATTATAGATGAATTCACGTGGACTCGACTTAATATAAAGACAAGGCCAGAGAGTCATTTTCACTGCGACTGTGGAGAATGGCTTCTCCATTAACAATCTCAATACTAATCAAAGAGTGCAAACATTTTTGTAAAGCTCGTTTACCGTTGCTAATTTTGTGCTCTAGAGCACTGCTAAGCAATCTTAATGTCTTTTGCACAGGTTGTTTGTTTTCTTGATTGAAATATACAGGGATTGATTTGTTTTGAAAAGTTATTAGTGTTCTCACTTGAAATCACCTCACGGGAGTTATTTCATACAGGTAATATTAAATACCAATGCTTAAAATTACCTTAAAATCAGCTTATGAAAACATAAAGGTGATGAATGTTTGAAAAGTGTTCACAATTCAATTGTGGGCGAAGGAAAAAATGGATAGGTACTGAAGTGTTATTCCCATTTAAATGGTAGAAAACAAGCGTTTTTCGCATCCTCGCAAATTGAAAACGTAAGTCTGCCTCCAAAGTTCTGAGACCATGGGACGATATTTTAATATAAACGTGGGTCATATGTAACAAAATTACAGATAGTACATTGCAAACAAAGGGGTTATGTAAGAAAATAAGGGTTGAAACCGTGTTTCATCCGCTTTTTTTTGATTTAATCTGACATTAGGACAATTTACATATGAGACTATGGGAGGGATTTGATGATTCTTACCGTGTGTTCCGGCCGGGAGGAAGGCGAATGGTTCGACATTGAAGTCCCGGATGAATGTACGATTGAACATTTGAAAACATTGCTTGGCGTCCGTATATTTGGACAGGCGCCTGGGGATGGCATTCAATATATCCTTGAGGCTAAGTTTCCAGAGGGGCTGTGGTTCTCACCGCAGAATAGTCAGCAACTAATGGAAACGGGGCTAAGACAGGGTAGCTGTGTGCGAGTTCAACGTGCGTTCTCAACGACGTTAGAAGAAGCGCCGGTATACGGAAGACGCTCACTGTTCCAACAGGACAGCAACGAATGACGATTCAGAACGTATATATCATATTATCAACAATTAAAAAGGTTGTTCAAAAGGTTCGCTTTTGATTTTGAACACGTACTATTAAGGAGGTCTTCTCTTCGTGAATGTGTTATATCAGCGTTCTCCAAGAATGACGCCGGTTCTTAAGGAAGATAAGCTCGAAATTTTGAGGCCTCCTGCTGAACCTAGCAAACCTACATTCTCAATCATATCCATCGTTATTCCCATTATGATGACGATGGTGAGCATCGGCTTCTATGTATATATTAATCTAACAGGTAAATTTAGTAACCCTAGCTTTATGATGTTTCAGATGATGACCGTTATGATGATGTTAACTTCGTATACGATTCCATTCTTTGTATATTTAAGTAACAAGAAGAATTATCGCAAAAAGATTGAAGAACGTAAGGCGATGTACCGTGCTCAGTTGGACAAGCATCGTGAAGAGCTGAAGGAAGCTCAAGCGGAACAAGTGAAGAGTTTGTATGAAATTCACGGCGATCCGGGTGTTTGTCTACAAGTGGTAAAAAACAGAAATAGTTCCTTGTGGGAACGTTCGCCAGAAGATGATGACTTTATGCAGGTGCGGATTGGTACAGGGGAAATTCCTTTTCGGATTAAGCTTCAGGTTCCACGTCCAGATGGATATGAAAAGGATGAATTAATAGAGGCTGCTCACGAGCTTGCTTCTGAATTTGAGACTGTACCCGATGCATCAATTACTCTACCGTTATTCCAATCGAAAGTCATGGGGTTGGTAGGGAATCGTGAGGAAGTGCTGACTTCACTGCGTGTGATCGTTTCACAACTTACCGTGCGCCATTCTCCAGATGAGCTCAAAATTGCTGCTTTTTATGAAGAAAAAGAAAGCAAGGAATGGGAATGGTTGCGCTGGCTTCCCCATATTTGGGATGAAGATCAGGGACAGCGGTATATGGCCGACAGGCACAGCGGTGCGCATCAATTGGCGGACAGCTTGTTTTCCGTGTTAAACCGGCGGCGGAACAACAAGGAGGACCGTTACAAAAAAACGGTACAAACGCCTTGTTATGTGGTCATTTTGTCAGAAACACAATTAATTGAAGAAGAGCCACTGTTGCCGCTTCTGTTGGAATCGGCTCAAGAGATCGATGTGTGCACGATTATATTAGCCAATCGGAAGGAATCTCTTCCGATGCACTGTCAGCTTATTATGGAAGCTTCCAAAGGCAAGGGTGTCTATATCAAAAAAACGGAGGATGCCGATGTCGTTCAGCAAACGTACACGCCAGACGTAATCTCTAAAGAATCTGCAGAGGCGTTGTCGCGTTACATGTCTCCGATCCGTTTGAAGCGTTCTTCCGCTTCGGATATTCCACAGGTGCTTCCATTGTTCGATATGTTAAGCACATCACGCGTGGAGGATCTGGATGTTGTATCACGCTGGAGCCAAACTCGATATCCAGATACGCTGCCTGTCCCTATGGGTGTGCGTGCGGGTGGCAAGAAAATAGCCATTAACCTGCATGACAAAATTGAACGTCAGGGTCACGGGCCGCATGGTCTAATTGCAGGAACCACCGGATCGGGGAAAAGTGAAGTCATTCAGTCCATTGTTGCATCGCTTGCGGCTGAATTTCACCCGCACGACCTTGCTTTTATGTTGATTGACTACAAGGGTGGCGGGATGTCCAATACGTTTGTAGGCTTACCACACGTCGTGGGCACAATTACCAATCTAGATGGAAATCTGATTGAACGTGCGAATATTTCACTTCGAGCCGAGCTGGTTAGAAGACAGAAGATATTAAATGATGCAGGCAATCTGCAACATATCGATGAATATTACAAAATTTTACGTTCAAGGCATGAACAGCCATTGCCCCATCTCGTGATTATCATCGATGAATTTGCTCAGTTGAAACGCGATCAGCCAGAATTCATGGATGAATTGATTAGTATTGCAGCTATTGGCCGGACGCTCGGGGTGCATCTGATCTTGGCAACTCAGAAGCCGGCTGGTGTTGTCGATGACAAAATCTGGAGTAACTCCCGTTTCCGCATCTGTCTTCGCGTTCAAAGCGAAGGAGACAGCCGAGATATGATTAAGATTCCAAATGCGGCATGGATTACGAAGCCGGGTCGAGGGTATTTCCAAGTCGGCAGTGATGAAGTATTTGAAGAGATGCAGTTTGCTTGGAGCGGTGCACCTTATAATCAGCAAGAAGATAAAACCTCCGTATTGCCCGTCATGGAAGTGCGTTTGAACGGGAAGCGGGAGCCTCTGCTGACTGGTGAACGCAGAGCTGTGCTCAAAGGAGACGATGTCCCTAAACAGCTTCAGGTCTTTATCGATTATGTTGCTCAAGCCGCGGAAGAAGCTGGAATTGATCGTCTGCCAGGGCCTTGGTTGCCACCATTGCCTGAAACATTGGAATGGGATAGCCTTACCGACTGGCAGGAAGAGAAGAATAGGGAAGTGCTGCTGGATGGTGGCGCTAGCGGGTTGAAACCACTCGTAGGTTTGCTCGATGATCTACCGAACCAACGCCAAGAGCCTCTAGCACTTCCGATTGATCAAGGCCATCTCGTCGTGTACGGTATGCCTGGACTGGGCAAAACTACATTTGTACAAACCATGCTCATGTCACTTGCTAGATCTGAACGTACAGAATCATGGCATGGATACATTATTGATATGGGTCGCATGATGAAGGACTTTGCTGGTCTTCCACAGGTCGGTGGTGTGATGATGGCCGAAGAGGAAGATCGGATCAAACGATTGTTCCGATATATATTGAAGTTGTCTGCACAGCGTAAAGACATGATCTCAGAAGCTGGTGTCAAAACGATCTCGGCTTACCGTCGGACAGCTCATGAAGCTGTGCCTCAGGTCATTGTTGTGATTGACGGATATCTTTCTTTCCGAAATGCATATCCAGAGGAAAATGAATTGTTAGAGACGATTCTTCGTGAAGGTGGAAGTCTAGGCATTACTTTTGTACTCACGGCTAATCGAGTCACTGATATTTTTGAGAAATTTAGAAGTAACATACCCAATGCAGTATCTTTTGAACTATCTGATCCGAGTGACTATTATTATGCAGTCGGAAGACCTTCTAAAGCGCCAAGTCAGCTTCCGCCAGGAAGAGGGCTCGTGAAGGGACAAGTTCCACCACTGATGTTCCAGGCAGCCTTACCGTCGTCAGGTGCAGATGAAGGGAAGCGTTCATCTGAGCTGCGCCGCACGATTGCTGAGATTAGAGAAGCGTGGACAGGAGAGCAAGCGCCTCAGATTGCTCCACTTCCGGAAGAAGTGAAACTGAAAGATGTTCTTATTCGAACAGGTACGTATGGGCAAGTGAATGAGTCCTCTGTAACGGTTCCTGTAGGGTTGCTCACAGATGATTTGGAGCCATTCCTTTTAAACCTGCGTGAGGGGCCACACTTTATGGTAACGAGTCCGATGGAAGGTGGAAAAACAACATTTTTGTTGACTTGGATGTTATCATTGGCGTATCATGCTTCTCCAGAAGTAGTTCAAATATACACCGTGGATATGCGCTATGGTTCTGGCGGACTGGGTGAGATCAGCAGTTTGCCCCATGTCCGGGGACACGTATCACGGGAAGATCAGCTTGCGCCAGTGATCCAACAGTTGTACGATGAAGTACTGAAGCGAGGCGAGATTGCCGGTGGCCCGGAAATCGTGCTCACCATTGATGATGCAGAAACATTATCCAAACAATTAAATGATTTCAACGTGAAGGATCAATTAGGTGTAATTGTTCGTCAAGGTAGGGATCGGGGGATTCATGTTATCTTGTCTGGTGTTCCTGCTGACTTCCCGACCTTTGGATCTGATTGGGTAAGTGATGTAAAAGCTTCCCAAAGCGGATTGTTGTTCGGGACTTTAGACCCTAACGATCTCTCGTTCTTTCGTATTCCTTATTCCGAGTCTGGAGGTAGTTCGGCTGGGCTGAAGGTACTGCCACCAGGTCAAGGTTATTATGTAAAACGTAAATATTCCAGGGTTAAAGGTGCAGTTCCATGTGATGACAACTGGAAAATGAATGATTGGATTTTTGAAATTCGTGACCGATGGCATGTTGTAGTTTGAGGGGAGGTGGCTCATAATGTTGACGGTTCATGATTCCAAGCAAAAGGTAGTCACTTTGCAAATAAAAGAACTTTTTTTTCTGGCTGGTATTCTAGGCTCAGACCGATTGCTTGGCGTTGAAGATCCTTTCCGCGGGTATATGGCGGAAGACATTGCTTTGGAGTGGGAGCGCGTCAAAACCTCCTTGCTCGACAAAGGATATCTAATTCAGGATCAGAACAGCAATGAACTGATCATGACACCGACCGTATTCTCCAGAGTGGCCATTGCCGGATTGTCTGACAGAGCTTGTTGGATTCGCTACACGTCGAGTGGCAAGTCCTGTGAAAGTTATATTCATTGCACGGACGAGCGCGTCGTCGAAGTGTCGCGCGTTGTGGACGAACCGGATTCATTCCGGTTATCGGATCTGGGGAATGTTCGTGAAGCCATTGATTGTCTGATCGAAAGAATGAAGTGGAGTGGCCATTCTCCTGATGAGAAGCCAGCTCTTATGTGCTCTAAGAAAAAATTCTATGAAGTCTTGAATGAGTTAAATGGCAAGGAAGTTCAGGCAGTGGCAGATGAGCTAGCGCAGGAGACGAATGATTCGGATGGATCACTTGCCCTGGCACGCTGTTTGGTAAACAAGGAATCAGATGGAGAGCTGCGTTTGCTTGTGTGGAACGGAGATGAATGGAATTCACAGTCAGCGGCGTTTACCGTTAGCTCGATTTCGAATTGGTTATTCCGTATGAGCACAGCCGCTTCAGATGATTGGCTTGTTGCAGCACTGACGACTAGAGAACAGTTTCACGAGATGCTGCTGGACTGGCTTAAACAGCCTGCAGGGGAAGAGGAAAGGTGATGGTAAATGCGCATTCGTGTGGAACCGGATGTGCTTCGGGCACTGAGCAGGCAGATTCAGTATGCGGCGGAGCAAATACAGCAAAAGATGACAGTATTGGATCAGGCAATTCATTCGTTAGACTGGGAAGTTGAAGCT
This genomic interval carries:
- a CDS encoding L,D-transpeptidase, producing the protein MPDYNIIVDLSDHMLYLLDGNQVVKGYPVATGKMLTQTPSGEFTIINKQSNPGGPFGVLWMGLSAPHYGIHGTNEPSSIGKSVSHGCIRMYNSDVLDLSSKVSVGTKVKIRP
- a CDS encoding GNAT family N-acetyltransferase, whose protein sequence is MQIRQAREGDAKAIAYVHTESWKTTYRGIIPDEFLDHLTTEARVPQWEQMIRSSEKEQILLVAEQVDGKIVGFACGGREREGKLPYDGEIYAIYLLQAAQGQRIGTMLANQVVQYLHTLKLRSLLIWALEKNPACRFYEQMGGTLVGSQTLSIGGENQLEVAYGWQDLQLFGKRSTSQE
- a CDS encoding aldehyde dehydrogenase family protein, with product MTLMDTKQTWTKQYINGEWIEGSGEKTMENINPYTGEVIATWRSSNREDIDRAYEAAEKGSVEWSQTLPSQKEEILRKVSMLMLERKDEIIQLLITESGSTRIKAEAEFAAAKRIVDESASFPYRMKGEILPSNTAGKENRVVREPKGVIGVIGPWNFPLHLCLRSVAPAIALGNGVVIKPASDTPITAGWLIADLFDQAGLPKGVLHVVAGSGSEIGDYFVAHPIPKVISFTGSTEVGQGIGKLAGEHLKETALELGGNNAMVVLEDADIERAADAAVFGKFLHQGQICMALNRIIIHTDIYDSFVDAFVAKAKQIQAGDPADSNTLVGPLIREKEVERLLELVKNAEDAGARLLLGGSSKGSVLQPTVLADVKPEQEIVQQELFGPVAVLMRAEDEAEAVRLANDTPYGLSGSVFTTNLERGYQVAKRIESGMVHVNDQSVNDEAHVMFGGEKSSGIGRFGGDWAIEKFTRTRWISLQHQYRTYPGVSDVD
- the essC gene encoding type VII secretion protein EssC, producing the protein MNVLYQRSPRMTPVLKEDKLEILRPPAEPSKPTFSIISIVIPIMMTMVSIGFYVYINLTGKFSNPSFMMFQMMTVMMMLTSYTIPFFVYLSNKKNYRKKIEERKAMYRAQLDKHREELKEAQAEQVKSLYEIHGDPGVCLQVVKNRNSSLWERSPEDDDFMQVRIGTGEIPFRIKLQVPRPDGYEKDELIEAAHELASEFETVPDASITLPLFQSKVMGLVGNREEVLTSLRVIVSQLTVRHSPDELKIAAFYEEKESKEWEWLRWLPHIWDEDQGQRYMADRHSGAHQLADSLFSVLNRRRNNKEDRYKKTVQTPCYVVILSETQLIEEEPLLPLLLESAQEIDVCTIILANRKESLPMHCQLIMEASKGKGVYIKKTEDADVVQQTYTPDVISKESAEALSRYMSPIRLKRSSASDIPQVLPLFDMLSTSRVEDLDVVSRWSQTRYPDTLPVPMGVRAGGKKIAINLHDKIERQGHGPHGLIAGTTGSGKSEVIQSIVASLAAEFHPHDLAFMLIDYKGGGMSNTFVGLPHVVGTITNLDGNLIERANISLRAELVRRQKILNDAGNLQHIDEYYKILRSRHEQPLPHLVIIIDEFAQLKRDQPEFMDELISIAAIGRTLGVHLILATQKPAGVVDDKIWSNSRFRICLRVQSEGDSRDMIKIPNAAWITKPGRGYFQVGSDEVFEEMQFAWSGAPYNQQEDKTSVLPVMEVRLNGKREPLLTGERRAVLKGDDVPKQLQVFIDYVAQAAEEAGIDRLPGPWLPPLPETLEWDSLTDWQEEKNREVLLDGGASGLKPLVGLLDDLPNQRQEPLALPIDQGHLVVYGMPGLGKTTFVQTMLMSLARSERTESWHGYIIDMGRMMKDFAGLPQVGGVMMAEEEDRIKRLFRYILKLSAQRKDMISEAGVKTISAYRRTAHEAVPQVIVVIDGYLSFRNAYPEENELLETILREGGSLGITFVLTANRVTDIFEKFRSNIPNAVSFELSDPSDYYYAVGRPSKAPSQLPPGRGLVKGQVPPLMFQAALPSSGADEGKRSSELRRTIAEIREAWTGEQAPQIAPLPEEVKLKDVLIRTGTYGQVNESSVTVPVGLLTDDLEPFLLNLREGPHFMVTSPMEGGKTTFLLTWMLSLAYHASPEVVQIYTVDMRYGSGGLGEISSLPHVRGHVSREDQLAPVIQQLYDEVLKRGEIAGGPEIVLTIDDAETLSKQLNDFNVKDQLGVIVRQGRDRGIHVILSGVPADFPTFGSDWVSDVKASQSGLLFGTLDPNDLSFFRIPYSESGGSSAGLKVLPPGQGYYVKRKYSRVKGAVPCDDNWKMNDWIFEIRDRWHVVV